A stretch of Halosimplex halophilum DNA encodes these proteins:
- a CDS encoding DUF1641 domain-containing protein — MSDQQSPERSELEAAIEQNPEAVAEFVDHLDAVNELLNVLSLGESALDDEMVRELSATGSTLAESADGLATDETVALAETVGENGDELRDALDTLLALQRSGTLDELAELAEVGSLATAALDDEMVTSLAGTGAALSEVAQTASDDDTRDGIERLLESVGEAERNSPEQVGAVGLLRGLRDPDVQYGLGYLLALAGALGRAQSTEESR, encoded by the coding sequence ATGTCCGACCAGCAGAGTCCCGAGCGGTCCGAGCTGGAGGCGGCGATCGAACAGAACCCCGAGGCGGTCGCCGAGTTTGTGGACCACCTCGACGCGGTCAACGAGCTCCTGAACGTGCTCTCGCTGGGCGAGAGCGCACTCGACGACGAGATGGTCCGGGAGCTCTCGGCCACGGGATCGACGCTGGCGGAGTCGGCCGACGGGCTGGCGACCGACGAGACCGTGGCGCTCGCCGAGACGGTCGGAGAGAACGGCGACGAACTGCGGGACGCACTCGATACGTTGCTCGCGCTCCAGCGCAGCGGCACGCTCGACGAGCTGGCCGAACTCGCCGAGGTCGGGTCGCTGGCGACCGCGGCGCTCGACGACGAGATGGTCACGTCGCTAGCCGGCACCGGTGCCGCGCTCAGTGAGGTCGCGCAGACGGCGTCCGACGACGACACCCGCGACGGCATCGAACGGCTGCTGGAGAGCGTCGGTGAAGCGGAGCGGAACTCCCCCGAGCAGGTTGGGGCCGTTGGCCTGCTTCGCGGATTACGTGATCCGGACGTCCAGTACGGGCTGGGCTATCTGCTGGCACTTGCAGGTGCGCTCGGCCGTGCGCAATCCACCGAGGAGTCACGCTAA
- a CDS encoding NAD(P)/FAD-dependent oxidoreductase, whose protein sequence is MTEHVVIVGGGTGGTVLANDLADRLDSELDAGDVRVTLVNDDPDHVYKPVWLYVPFDKREPTDGRRRLGELVDDAVDLRIDRVTDIDTDGQRLRFRGATSPIEYDYLVLATGSTLEPDQIPGLAEGGHNYYSESGATDLREELLEFTEGELVLSVIGTPHMCPAAPLEFVFMADDWFRKRGLREDVDITYTYPIQRVHGNPHIAEWAQPIMEERDIQVETFFNAESVDPEAETITSMEGTELDYDLLVTIPPHGGVDLIEEAGLGDDGWVDVDKHTLEAEAAENVYALGDTADTGVPNAGSVAHYQAGVVGQRLASEIRGLPATATYDGKTLCFIETGMDAASFVEFDYETPPSPAPPSEKLHWSKLAYNESYWLTARGLL, encoded by the coding sequence ATGACCGAGCACGTCGTCATCGTCGGCGGCGGGACCGGCGGGACCGTCCTCGCGAACGACCTCGCCGACCGGCTCGACTCGGAACTCGACGCCGGCGACGTTCGCGTTACGCTGGTCAACGACGACCCCGACCACGTCTACAAACCGGTCTGGCTGTACGTGCCGTTCGACAAGCGCGAACCGACAGACGGTCGGCGCCGCCTCGGCGAACTCGTCGACGACGCCGTCGACCTCCGGATCGACCGCGTGACCGACATCGACACCGACGGCCAGCGACTCCGATTCCGCGGGGCCACCTCGCCGATCGAGTACGACTACCTCGTGCTGGCGACCGGGTCGACGCTGGAGCCCGACCAGATCCCCGGCCTCGCGGAGGGCGGTCACAACTACTACAGCGAGTCGGGCGCGACCGACCTGCGCGAGGAACTACTGGAGTTCACGGAGGGCGAGCTCGTGTTGAGTGTTATCGGAACCCCCCATATGTGCCCGGCTGCGCCGCTGGAGTTCGTCTTCATGGCTGACGACTGGTTCCGCAAGCGCGGCCTCCGTGAGGACGTCGACATCACCTACACGTACCCGATACAGCGCGTCCATGGCAACCCCCACATTGCCGAGTGGGCCCAGCCCATCATGGAGGAACGGGACATCCAGGTGGAGACGTTCTTCAACGCCGAGTCGGTCGACCCCGAGGCGGAAACGATCACGTCGATGGAGGGGACCGAACTCGACTACGACCTCCTCGTAACCATTCCACCCCACGGCGGCGTCGACCTGATCGAGGAAGCCGGCCTTGGCGACGATGGCTGGGTCGACGTCGACAAACACACGCTGGAAGCCGAGGCCGCCGAGAACGTCTACGCGCTCGGGGACACCGCCGATACCGGCGTCCCGAACGCCGGGAGCGTCGCCCACTACCAGGCCGGCGTCGTCGGCCAGCGGCTCGCCAGCGAGATCCGCGGCCTCCCGGCGACGGCGACCTACGACGGGAAGACGCTGTGTTTCATCGAGACCGGAATGGACGCGGCGTCGTTCGTCGAGTTCGACTACGAGACTCCGCCGTCGCCGGCGCCGCCCTCGGAGAAACTCCACTGGTCGAAGCTGGCGTACAACGAGTCCTACTGGCTGACTGCACGGGGACTGCTCTGA
- a CDS encoding restriction endonuclease: MAVLDDLSGFEFEDLMEDVFRNLGYERVRQASKTADEGRDILMEEVVDGRRRAVIVECKHTESVGRPVVQKLHSAIATFEFDGPKRGMVVTTGRFTGPAEAYAADLRERDDPYPIELVDGTDLREIAEEVGLDLYNGRIEILCDETLRPFDPAGGVHRPVETALRDVENLDPATLPRPHAEVTFRPVVSVTADADAVFETSVGVIHRVDDRTTLVVHADRGHPEVAGGTVARLVENNSHARVDLDDELVEAFDAVTERRFGQTETEYREWAVERLCERYATTVTYTGDNNVTYEKTCEPNQSDISVRAIDPVYLPQVRQTVESGEYTYPLEYYAAGPSRATIEDGIHRCVHCETAGDDETYTYCENCGSISCPSHVRTERLEGEPVCTGCAVTGRFALKTKYFYDEANREAFREEYEAMPVHEKAQENVPLVVGAVATALLAFVALVVSTGLV, encoded by the coding sequence ATGGCAGTGCTGGACGACCTCTCGGGGTTCGAGTTCGAGGACCTGATGGAGGACGTGTTCCGGAACCTCGGGTACGAGCGGGTGCGCCAGGCGTCGAAGACCGCCGACGAGGGGCGGGACATCCTGATGGAGGAGGTCGTGGACGGGCGTCGCCGGGCCGTCATCGTCGAGTGCAAGCACACGGAGTCGGTCGGGCGCCCGGTCGTCCAGAAGCTCCACTCGGCGATCGCGACGTTCGAGTTCGACGGGCCGAAACGCGGGATGGTCGTCACGACGGGCCGGTTCACCGGGCCCGCCGAGGCGTACGCGGCCGACCTCCGGGAGCGGGACGACCCCTATCCCATCGAACTCGTCGACGGCACCGACCTGCGTGAGATCGCCGAGGAGGTCGGACTCGACCTGTACAACGGGCGGATCGAGATCCTCTGCGACGAGACGCTGCGGCCGTTCGACCCCGCGGGCGGCGTGCACCGGCCGGTCGAGACCGCGCTGCGGGACGTCGAGAACCTCGACCCGGCGACGCTGCCGCGGCCCCACGCCGAGGTGACCTTCCGGCCGGTGGTGTCGGTCACCGCCGACGCCGACGCCGTGTTCGAAACGTCGGTCGGGGTGATCCACCGCGTCGACGACCGGACGACGCTCGTCGTCCACGCCGACCGCGGGCACCCGGAGGTCGCGGGCGGGACCGTCGCCCGACTCGTCGAGAACAACTCCCACGCGCGGGTCGACCTGGACGACGAGTTAGTCGAAGCGTTCGACGCCGTGACCGAGCGTCGGTTCGGCCAGACGGAGACGGAGTACAGGGAGTGGGCCGTCGAGCGCCTGTGCGAGCGGTACGCGACGACGGTCACCTACACCGGCGACAACAACGTGACCTACGAGAAGACCTGCGAGCCCAACCAGTCGGACATCTCCGTCCGCGCCATCGACCCGGTGTACCTCCCGCAGGTCCGCCAGACCGTCGAGTCGGGCGAGTACACGTACCCGCTGGAGTACTACGCGGCCGGGCCTTCCCGGGCCACGATCGAAGACGGGATCCATCGCTGCGTCCACTGCGAGACGGCGGGCGACGACGAGACCTACACCTACTGCGAGAACTGCGGGAGCATCAGCTGTCCGAGCCACGTCAGGACCGAACGCCTGGAGGGCGAGCCGGTGTGTACGGGCTGTGCCGTCACCGGGCGGTTCGCGCTGAAGACGAAGTACTTCTACGACGAGGCAAACCGCGAGGCCTTCCGCGAGGAGTACGAGGCCATGCCGGTCCACGAGAAGGCACAGGAGAACGTGCCCCTGGTCGTCGGCGCCGTGGCGACGGCGCTGCTGGCGTTCGTGGCACTCGTCGTCTCGACCGGGCTGGTCTGA
- a CDS encoding aminotransferase class V-fold PLP-dependent enzyme: MNPRELRADTPALHEDVYMNFGAHGPSPQYVVEAADEFVRSHEYETSTRNDPYEVAFDAYDRVRERVATFVGGDDDEIALTESTTAGINAVANAIDWEPGDTVVRTDLEHPAGTLPWQRLEQEGVDVRVVETERGRVDRDAFAEAVDGAKLACFSAVTWTHGTRLPVGDLVDIAHQAGAFALVDAVQVPGQLPMDVGEWGADAVAAAGHKWLLGLWGGGFLYVDRNAAEALRPATVGYRSVETPTADPYEFAAGARRFEVGSSNPAPHVALGEAIDAINEVGVDRIADRSQQLAGQLADGVPEDRLLSPSDPESGLVTIDVDDPEATVDRLASEGIVVRALPTPDAVRASVHAVNTHAEIEKLLDALESEWS; the protein is encoded by the coding sequence ATGAACCCCAGAGAGCTCCGCGCCGACACGCCCGCCCTGCACGAGGACGTCTACATGAATTTCGGCGCTCACGGGCCGAGTCCGCAGTACGTCGTCGAGGCCGCCGACGAGTTCGTGCGGTCACACGAGTACGAAACGAGCACGCGAAACGACCCCTACGAGGTGGCGTTCGACGCGTACGACCGAGTACGGGAGCGCGTCGCCACCTTTGTCGGTGGGGACGACGACGAGATCGCGCTCACGGAGAGCACGACCGCGGGCATCAACGCCGTCGCGAACGCCATCGACTGGGAGCCCGGCGATACCGTCGTTCGAACCGACCTCGAACACCCGGCCGGAACGCTCCCGTGGCAACGCCTGGAACAGGAGGGCGTCGACGTTCGCGTCGTCGAAACCGAGCGCGGCCGCGTCGACCGCGACGCCTTCGCCGAGGCCGTCGACGGCGCGAAGCTGGCGTGTTTCAGCGCCGTGACCTGGACGCACGGTACCCGGTTGCCCGTCGGCGACCTCGTCGACATCGCTCACCAGGCCGGCGCGTTCGCCCTCGTCGACGCCGTGCAGGTGCCGGGACAGCTCCCGATGGATGTCGGCGAGTGGGGCGCGGACGCAGTCGCGGCGGCCGGACACAAGTGGCTGCTGGGGCTGTGGGGCGGCGGCTTCCTCTACGTCGACCGCAACGCTGCTGAAGCGCTCCGGCCCGCCACAGTCGGCTACCGGAGCGTCGAAACGCCGACTGCGGACCCCTACGAGTTCGCGGCCGGGGCCCGTCGATTCGAGGTCGGGTCGTCGAACCCGGCTCCGCACGTCGCTCTGGGCGAGGCCATCGACGCGATCAACGAGGTCGGCGTCGACCGTATCGCCGACCGGAGCCAGCAATTGGCCGGCCAGCTGGCCGATGGCGTCCCCGAGGACCGCCTTCTCAGTCCCTCGGATCCCGAGTCAGGACTCGTGACAATCGACGTGGACGACCCCGAAGCGACGGTCGACCGACTCGCGTCGGAGGGAATCGTCGTTCGTGCCTTGCCGACGCCCGATGCCGTCCGCGCGTCTGTCCACGCGGTCAACACGCACGCCGAGATCGAGAAGCTACTGGACGCCCTCGAATCGGAGTGGTCCTGA
- a CDS encoding sulfurtransferase TusA family protein, with amino-acid sequence MTDIEPDDTVDARGAACPGPLMDLIGTIRSAESGDVIRLLSDNDQSLTDVPEWVEEAGNELLTVEERDDHNAFYVEKA; translated from the coding sequence GTGACCGACATCGAGCCTGACGATACGGTCGACGCCAGAGGCGCAGCCTGCCCCGGTCCGCTGATGGACCTCATCGGAACGATCCGGAGCGCCGAGTCGGGGGACGTGATCCGACTCCTGAGCGACAACGACCAGTCGCTCACCGACGTGCCCGAGTGGGTCGAGGAAGCCGGCAACGAACTGCTCACGGTCGAGGAACGCGACGACCACAACGCGTTCTACGTGGAGAAAGCATGA
- a CDS encoding alpha-L-rhamnosidase, whose amino-acid sequence MNDTADDRSSPAPTALAVEYERAPGNVDPTDTPRFGWRIATERRGAHQTAYRVVVGRDRERVAAGRGDLWDSGRVDSERATSVAYGGPDLAADATYYWSVRLWTDAGETPWADPAEFATALAPEDWRGEWITHQPGEGDTDGWRSRWRDPDATADPSAAGDADDVGDRDDPWVRVDLGERRDIAEIELHPADPVTVVRTPDDYAVTTSWDDDPLAAFGFPEGYRVEVADDPDFDAATTVAEVSTDSVADAGSTDGQPERAVRTRTHDAGDARGRYVRVTATDLPTVTPASGDPSSADGPDRRVESHDEWACFALAGLTVEGFDGTDLARGGDVAASSSVETDTWGREHLVNGVTESRMAAASPLLRREFDLDGEVGAARVHVAAVGYGELYCNGDRVGDRRLDPVWTDYESRVTYATHDLTDRLKAGKNALGIWLGRGWFAKRSAHWLADGSPRARAVLTVEFADGRTRRIATGPDWAAAESPIVENDIYDGEVYDARRERPGWAAPGADGDDGDGDSSAGDPDADWDSAAVVDAAGGTLRPQRVESMRVVETFEPEAVRDHPEGPILDFGQNLTGWVEFAVEGADAGDEVTVRHAEALTDAGDLSTTDLRSADATDTYLARGDDRETYEPRFTYHGFRYAQISGYPGELSPEDVTAKVVHTAMDRRGSFDCSNDDLSAVQHNAVWGLRGNTHGIPEDCPQRDERFGWTGDAQISTRALLFNFDAVRFEEKWQRDHADAASEMGYVPDVIPDKSPEDPADPTWSVTRVMLPWYCYRHDGDLGILREHYEGMGDYVDYWLSVAEDGVLPGEYGKYGDWLAFENTDPEEPRRGLPHDLFNTAFLYQVTETFAKVAGVLGNDADAERYRDRADDVAAAFRDRFFDADAGEFGPGTQSSFAVPLFLGLVPDEEVDRVAANLAEKVRSDGGKLRTGFLGTRPLIHTLAAHGYADVAYEVVSQPERPGWVYMARQGATTMWERWDSDEAVGSGMNSLNHSPFTHVSEFFYEVLAGIRIGDEPVTAHVEIAPALVDDLDWAEASVETPNGDLASAWERTDDGYSLSVTVPWNGTATVRLPDAADATVRESGSPVDGSLPEGVTETARDDGDLLVEVGAGTYEFTVV is encoded by the coding sequence ATGAACGACACAGCGGACGACCGGAGCTCGCCGGCGCCGACGGCCCTGGCCGTCGAGTACGAACGGGCGCCGGGCAACGTCGACCCGACGGACACACCCCGATTCGGCTGGCGTATCGCGACCGAACGGCGCGGCGCGCACCAGACCGCCTACCGGGTCGTGGTCGGGCGCGACCGCGAGCGGGTCGCGGCCGGTCGCGGCGACCTGTGGGACTCCGGGCGGGTCGACTCGGAGCGCGCGACGAGCGTCGCCTACGGCGGTCCCGACCTCGCCGCGGACGCGACCTACTACTGGTCGGTGAGGCTGTGGACCGACGCGGGCGAGACGCCGTGGGCCGACCCCGCGGAGTTCGCGACGGCGCTGGCCCCCGAGGACTGGCGCGGCGAGTGGATCACCCACCAGCCCGGCGAGGGCGACACGGACGGCTGGCGCAGCCGGTGGCGGGATCCGGACGCGACTGCCGACCCGAGCGCGGCCGGCGACGCCGACGATGTGGGCGACCGTGACGACCCGTGGGTCCGGGTCGACCTCGGGGAGCGACGGGACATCGCCGAGATCGAACTCCACCCGGCCGACCCGGTCACGGTCGTCCGGACGCCCGACGACTACGCGGTCACGACATCGTGGGACGACGACCCGCTCGCCGCGTTCGGCTTCCCTGAGGGCTATCGCGTCGAAGTCGCCGACGACCCCGACTTCGACGCGGCGACGACGGTCGCCGAGGTATCGACCGACTCGGTCGCCGACGCCGGGTCGACCGACGGCCAGCCGGAGCGGGCGGTCCGCACACGGACCCACGACGCCGGTGACGCCCGCGGCCGGTACGTCCGCGTCACCGCGACCGACCTTCCCACCGTGACGCCCGCCTCCGGGGACCCGTCCTCCGCCGACGGGCCCGACCGACGCGTCGAGTCCCACGACGAGTGGGCCTGTTTCGCCCTGGCCGGGCTCACCGTCGAGGGGTTCGACGGGACCGACCTCGCCCGCGGCGGCGACGTGGCCGCCTCGTCGAGCGTCGAGACCGATACCTGGGGACGCGAGCACCTCGTGAACGGCGTCACCGAGTCGCGGATGGCCGCGGCGTCGCCGCTGCTCCGCCGGGAGTTCGACCTCGACGGCGAGGTCGGCGCGGCGCGGGTCCACGTCGCCGCCGTCGGCTACGGCGAGCTGTACTGCAACGGCGACCGCGTCGGCGACCGCCGGCTCGACCCCGTCTGGACCGACTACGAGTCCCGCGTCACCTACGCGACTCACGACCTGACCGACCGGCTGAAAGCGGGGAAAAACGCGCTCGGGATCTGGCTCGGCCGCGGCTGGTTCGCCAAGCGCAGCGCCCACTGGCTGGCCGACGGGTCGCCCCGCGCCCGCGCGGTGCTCACCGTCGAGTTCGCTGACGGACGGACCCGCCGGATCGCGACCGGACCGGACTGGGCGGCGGCGGAGAGCCCGATCGTCGAAAACGACATCTACGACGGGGAGGTCTACGATGCCCGGCGCGAACGACCAGGCTGGGCCGCCCCGGGGGCGGACGGCGACGACGGAGACGGCGACTCCAGCGCCGGGGACCCCGACGCAGACTGGGACTCCGCGGCCGTCGTCGACGCGGCGGGCGGCACGCTGCGCCCCCAGCGCGTCGAGTCGATGCGCGTCGTCGAGACGTTCGAGCCCGAGGCCGTCCGCGACCACCCCGAGGGACCGATCCTCGACTTCGGGCAGAACCTCACCGGCTGGGTCGAATTCGCGGTCGAGGGCGCCGACGCCGGCGACGAGGTCACGGTCCGCCACGCCGAGGCGCTGACCGACGCGGGCGACCTCTCGACGACCGACCTCCGCAGCGCCGACGCGACCGACACCTACCTCGCCCGTGGCGACGACCGCGAGACCTACGAACCCCGGTTTACCTACCACGGGTTCCGCTACGCGCAGATATCCGGGTACCCGGGCGAACTGAGCCCCGAGGACGTGACCGCGAAGGTCGTCCACACGGCGATGGACCGCCGCGGGAGCTTCGACTGCTCGAACGACGACCTCTCGGCGGTCCAGCACAACGCCGTCTGGGGCCTGCGGGGCAACACCCACGGGATCCCGGAGGACTGCCCCCAGCGCGACGAGCGGTTCGGCTGGACGGGCGACGCCCAGATATCCACGCGGGCGCTCCTCTTCAACTTCGACGCCGTCCGCTTCGAGGAGAAGTGGCAGCGCGACCACGCCGACGCCGCCTCCGAGATGGGCTACGTCCCCGACGTGATCCCGGACAAGTCGCCGGAGGACCCCGCCGACCCGACGTGGTCGGTCACCCGCGTGATGCTCCCGTGGTACTGCTACCGCCACGACGGCGATCTGGGGATCCTGCGCGAGCACTACGAGGGAATGGGCGACTACGTCGACTACTGGCTCTCGGTCGCCGAGGACGGGGTCCTCCCCGGCGAGTACGGCAAGTACGGCGACTGGCTCGCCTTCGAGAACACCGACCCCGAGGAACCCCGGCGCGGCCTCCCTCACGACCTGTTCAACACCGCGTTCCTCTACCAGGTGACCGAGACGTTCGCGAAGGTCGCCGGCGTCCTCGGCAACGACGCGGACGCCGAGCGCTACCGCGACCGGGCCGACGATGTCGCGGCGGCGTTCCGCGACCGCTTCTTCGACGCCGACGCGGGCGAGTTCGGCCCCGGCACGCAGTCGTCCTTTGCCGTCCCGCTCTTTCTGGGGCTGGTCCCCGACGAGGAGGTCGACCGCGTCGCCGCCAACCTCGCCGAAAAAGTACGCTCGGACGGTGGCAAACTCCGGACTGGGTTCCTCGGCACGCGGCCGCTGATCCACACGCTCGCCGCTCACGGCTACGCCGACGTGGCCTACGAGGTCGTCAGCCAGCCCGAGCGGCCGGGCTGGGTGTACATGGCCCGGCAGGGCGCGACGACGATGTGGGAGCGGTGGGACTCCGACGAAGCCGTCGGCTCCGGGATGAACTCGCTCAACCACTCGCCGTTCACCCACGTCTCGGAGTTCTTCTACGAGGTGCTCGCGGGGATCCGGATCGGCGACGAGCCCGTGACCGCCCACGTCGAGATCGCCCCGGCGCTCGTCGACGACCTCGACTGGGCGGAGGCCAGCGTCGAGACGCCTAACGGCGATCTCGCGAGCGCGTGGGAGCGCACCGACGACGGCTACTCGCTGTCGGTGACCGTCCCCTGGAACGGGACGGCGACGGTTCGACTCCCCGACGCCGCCGACGCGACCGTTCGCGAGTCGGGCTCGCCCGTGGACGGATCGCTTCCCGAGGGCGTGACCGAAACCGCCCGCGACGACGGCGACCTCCTGGTCGAGGTCGGCGCCGGGACCTACGAGTTCACGGTGGTCTGA
- a CDS encoding thioredoxin family protein has translation MATQTVETDSVVSLGDSDIETIVEDSSVALVEFYTEWCGTCKRMEPVLETIAVDTDATVLTVDIESNLETAIEFGAQSTPTFVLFVDGEPVKRLRGGQTEQSLRDLIARYSD, from the coding sequence ATGGCAACACAGACAGTAGAGACGGACAGCGTGGTTTCGCTCGGTGATTCCGACATCGAAACGATCGTCGAAGACAGCAGCGTCGCGCTCGTGGAGTTCTACACGGAGTGGTGTGGCACCTGCAAACGGATGGAGCCGGTTCTCGAGACGATCGCCGTCGACACGGACGCGACGGTCCTGACGGTCGACATCGAATCCAATCTCGAAACCGCGATCGAGTTCGGTGCCCAGAGCACGCCCACGTTCGTCCTGTTTGTGGACGGCGAGCCGGTGAAACGACTCCGCGGCGGCCAGACCGAACAGTCGCTTCGAGACCTGATCGCCCGGTACAGCGACTAA
- a CDS encoding HalOD1 output domain-containing protein, producing the protein MTDERTRRPVPHVVDAVAEAEGVEPATLDPPLAEIVDPDALETLIEDSTASDLEVRSAYRGHDIVVDDSGRVQVD; encoded by the coding sequence ATCACCGATGAACGAACTCGAAGGCCGGTTCCCCACGTCGTCGATGCCGTCGCGGAGGCAGAGGGCGTCGAGCCAGCGACACTCGACCCGCCGCTAGCAGAGATCGTTGACCCGGACGCGCTCGAAACGTTGATCGAGGATTCCACGGCGTCTGACCTCGAGGTTCGGTCCGCGTATCGTGGTCACGACATCGTCGTCGACGACAGCGGTCGCGTACAGGTCGACTGA